In Zingiber officinale cultivar Zhangliang chromosome 3B, Zo_v1.1, whole genome shotgun sequence, a single window of DNA contains:
- the LOC122056392 gene encoding probably inactive leucine-rich repeat receptor-like protein kinase IMK2: MDRSTLQRQPPPPLVVLILLGWLTLRSAAGIEWDGVAITQTNLQGLQAIKAEFADRRGVLRSWNGTGIDACTGAWVGIKCVRGQVIALQLPWRGLTGRLSDKIGQLTALRKLNLHDNAIGGPIPSALGGLRDLRGVYLFNNRFTGGVPQSIAGCILLQTLDLSNNTLSGSIPAAIANNSRLIRLNLSYNDISGSIPVAVTRLPALVFLSLEYNNLSGSVPDTWGSNKSNGSAFQLKSLHLEHNFLSGSIPISLSRLRMLEDISLSNNELQGSIPEEFGTFPRLKTLDLSNNSIAGSFPASLCNLSSLVELKLQGNFLKSPIPESIDGLKNLSLLDLKRNQFNGTIPPTLGNISDLSLLNLAENNLTGGIPSSIDNLTSLAFFDVSYNNLSGPVPVLLSEKFNSSSFIGNLQLCGYSASTPCPSAPPTFPPFPSTAQELRSRRKLSSKALILIAVGIVLALLFILFSVLFCCMIRSRASKQSKARDVAGGRGEKPGTETSGTEVEAGGDAGGKLVHFDGPMAFTADDLLCATAEIMGKSTFGTVYKATLEDGSQVAVKRLREKIAKGQKEFEAEVGVLGKIRHPNLLAMRAFYLGPKGEKLLVFDFMPKGSLAAFLHARAPDSMVDWPTRITIAMGVTRGLHHLHTELNIVHGNLTSTNVLLDDNCNARISDFGLGRLMTGAASSNVAAAASALGYRAPELSKLKKANAKSDVYSLGVILLELLTGKSPADSTNGMDLPQWVASIVKEEWTNEVFDTELMRDAAAGTATGDELLNTLKLALHCVDPSPAARPEAQQVMQQLEEIMPELAEPSKAEPEAPKADE; encoded by the exons ATGGATCGATCAACACTCCAACGGCAGCCACCGCCGCCGCTGGTGGTGTTGATTTTACTGGGGTGGCTTACGTTGAGATCGGCGGCGGGAATCGAGTGGGACGGGGTAGCGATCACCCAGACCAACCTCCAGGGGTTGCAGGCCATCAAGGCTGAGTTCGCCGACCGCCGGGGCGTTCTCCGGAGCTGGAACGGCACTGGCATTGACGCCTGCACCGGCGCCTGGGTCGGCATTAAGTGTGTCCGTGGCCAGGTGATCGCCCTCCAGCTTCCCTGGCGAGGCCTCACCGGCCGCCTCTCCGATAAGATCGGCCAGCTCACTGCCCTCCGCAAGCTCAACCTCCACGACAATGCTATCGGTGGGCCTATCCCGTCTGCTCTAGGTGGCCTCCGTGACCTCCGCGGTGTCTATTTGTTCAACAACCGCTTCACCGGCGGCGTGCCACAGTCCATTGCGGGATGCATCCTTCTACAGACGCTCGACCTCAGCAACAATACGCTCTCCGGTAGCATCCCTGCCGCCATCGCCAATAATTCCAGGCTCATTAGGCTCAATTTGAGCTACAACGACATCTCTGGTTCGATACCTGTAGCCGTCACTCGTCTCCCTGCTCTTGTGTTCCTCTCCCTCGAATACAACAACCTCTCCGGCTCTGTTCCTGACACATGGGGAAGCAACAAGAGCAATGGATCAGCTTTCCAGCTCAAAAGCTTGCATCTCGAACACAATTTCCTCTCCGGCAGCATTCCAATCTCCCTCTCTCGCCTTCGGATGTTGGAAGACATTTCTCTCAGCAACAATGAGCTACAAGGCAGCATTCCTGAAGAATTCGGGACGTTTCCGAGGCTAAAAACGCTCGATCTCTCCAACAACTCCATTGCCGGAAGCTTCCCTGCTTCGCTTTGCAACCTGTCGTCCTTGGTCGAGCTCAAACTCCAAGGTAACTTTCTCAAAAGCCCAATCCCAGAGTCCATCGATGGTTTAAAGAATCTATCTTTATTAGATCTTAAACGAAACCAATTCAATGGTACAATCCCTCCCACCTTGGGGAACATCTCCGACCTCTCTCTGCTGAATTTAGCGGAGAACAACCTCACCGGAGGAATTCCCTCTTCCATTGATAACCTCACAAGCCTCGCCTTCTTCGATGTGTCCTACAACAATTTATCCGGCCCTGTTCCTGTTCTTCTCTCTGAAAAGTTCAATTCGAGCTCTTTTATTGGAAACCTCCAGCTCTGCGGTTACAGTGCCTCAACTCCATGTCCTTCTGCTCCTCCAACGTTTCCACCGTTTCCCTCCACCGCGCAGGAGCTGCGCAGCCGAAGGAAACTCAGTTCGAAGGCTCTAATACTCATAGCCGTGGGGATCGTCCTCGCGCtcctcttcatcctcttctccgtTCTTTTCTGCTGCATGATCAGAAGTAGAGCTTCAAAACAGAGCAAGGCAAGAGATGTGGCGGGCGGGAGAGGCGAGAAGCCAGGGACGGAGACCAGTGGGACTGAAGTAGAGGCGGGCGGGGACGCTGGAGGTAAGCTGGTTCATTTCGACGGCCCGATGGCCTTCACTGCCGACGATCTCCTGTGCGCCACCGCTGAGATCATGGGGAAGAGCACTTTCGGGACCGTCTATAAGGCGACGCTGGAGGACGGGAGCCAAGTCGCGGTTAAGCGGCTTAGAGAGAAGATCGCGAAGGGTCAGAAGGAGTTCGAGGCGGAGGTCGGCGTTCTTGGGAAAATCCGGCACCCCAACCTGTTAGCTATGAGGGCCTTCTACTTGGGGCCTAAAGGGGAGAAGCTTCTTGTCTTCGATTTCATGCCCAAAGGAAGCCTCGCAGCTTTTCTGCACG CTCGAGCGCCAGATAGCATGGTGGACTGGCCGACAAGGATTACGATCGCCATGGGAGTAACCCGGGGCCTGCACCACCTCCACACCGAGCTCAACATCGTCCACGGCAACCTCACTAGTACCAACGTGCTCCTAGACGACAACTGCAACGCCAGGATCAGCGACTTCGGCCTTGGCCGCCTCATGACTGGCGCCGCCAGCTCCAACGTCGCCGCCGCCGCGAGCGCGCTCGGGTACCGTGCGCCCGAGCTGTCCAAGCTCAAGAAGGCCAACGCGAAGAGCGACGTGTACAGCCTCGGCGTGATCCTGCTGGAGCTGCTGACCGGGAAGTCACCGGCGGACTCGACCAACGGCATGGATCTGCCGCAGTGGGTGGCGTCTATAGTGAAGGAGGAGTGGACCAACGAGGTGTTCGATACTGAGCTGATGAGGGACGCAGCGGCGGGGACGGCTACCGGCGACGAGCTGCTCAATACGCTGAAACTGGCGCTGCACTGCGTCGACCCCTCGCCGGCAGCAAGGCCGGAGGCGCAGCAGGTGATGCAGCAGCTGGAGGAGATCATGCCGGAGTTGGCAGAGCCTTCCAAGGCTGAGCCGGAAGCACCGAAGGCCGATGAATAA